A region from the Cryptosporangium arvum DSM 44712 genome encodes:
- a CDS encoding threonine aldolase family protein, whose translation MIDLRSDTVTRPTDGMRKAIAEAEVGDDVYGEDPTVVALETDVAAMFGHEAALFVPSGTMANQLALTTLLHPGAELLCDADAHIVTYEGGAAGAIGGFSTRTVVGPTPGALDVDAWLAQVRLPGYPGLPTTAVAVENTNMRGGGAVLPYDDLVRLRAGVPALHCDGARIWNASVASGVSFARYGALFDTLSVCLSKGLGAPVGSLVVSTAERIARARARRHQLGGAMRQAGILAAAGRYALEHHVDRLADDHARAKRLAEALGADAPQTNLVLLTVDDPAAVVAAAAEQGVLTSLFGPRTVRLITHLDVDDEGLDQAIRVLSSVLGG comes from the coding sequence ATGATCGACCTCCGGTCGGACACGGTCACCCGGCCGACGGACGGCATGCGCAAGGCCATCGCCGAAGCCGAGGTCGGCGACGACGTCTACGGCGAGGACCCCACGGTCGTCGCGCTGGAGACCGACGTCGCCGCGATGTTCGGCCACGAGGCGGCACTGTTCGTGCCGTCCGGCACGATGGCCAACCAGCTGGCGCTGACCACGCTCCTGCACCCCGGCGCCGAACTGCTCTGCGACGCCGACGCGCACATCGTCACCTACGAGGGCGGCGCGGCCGGCGCGATCGGCGGGTTCAGCACCCGCACCGTGGTCGGCCCCACGCCGGGCGCGCTCGACGTCGACGCCTGGCTGGCGCAGGTGCGGTTGCCCGGGTACCCGGGGCTGCCGACCACCGCCGTCGCGGTCGAGAACACGAACATGCGCGGCGGCGGCGCGGTGCTGCCCTACGACGACCTGGTGCGGCTGCGCGCGGGCGTTCCGGCGCTGCACTGCGACGGCGCGCGCATCTGGAACGCGAGCGTGGCGTCCGGGGTGTCGTTCGCCCGGTACGGGGCCCTGTTCGACACGCTGTCGGTCTGCCTGTCCAAGGGGCTCGGGGCGCCGGTCGGTTCGCTCGTCGTCTCGACCGCCGAGCGCATCGCGCGGGCCCGGGCCCGGCGGCACCAGCTCGGCGGAGCGATGCGGCAGGCCGGCATCCTGGCCGCGGCCGGGCGGTACGCGCTCGAGCACCACGTCGACCGCCTGGCCGACGACCACGCGCGGGCAAAACGGCTGGCCGAAGCGCTCGGCGCGGACGCTCCGCAGACCAACCTGGTGCTGCTCACGGTCGACGATCCGGCCGCGGTGGTGGCGGCCGCCGCCGAGCAGGGCGTGCTGACGTCGCTGTTCGGACCGCGTACGGTGCGCCTGATCACGCACCTGGACGTGGACGACGAAGGCCTCGATCAGGCGATTCGGGTGCTGTCCTCTGTGCTGGGTGGCTAG
- the bfr gene encoding bacterioferritin, translating to MQGDARTIEFLNEQLTAELTAINQYFLHGKMQENWGYTTLASHTKAESIDEMRHAEVLTDRILFLEGLPNYQKLLALRIGETVPEMFRCDMLIEQEAVTRLREGIAHMRSVGDHTSANLFEAILKDEEHHIDYLETQLDLIEKLGEPLYLSRLAQHPES from the coding sequence ATGCAAGGCGACGCGAGGACCATCGAGTTCCTCAACGAGCAGCTCACCGCCGAGCTGACCGCGATCAACCAGTACTTCCTGCACGGAAAGATGCAGGAGAACTGGGGCTACACGACTCTGGCTTCGCACACCAAGGCCGAGTCCATCGACGAGATGCGCCACGCCGAGGTGCTCACCGACCGGATCCTGTTCCTCGAAGGGCTTCCGAACTACCAGAAGCTGCTGGCGCTGCGTATCGGCGAGACCGTCCCGGAGATGTTCCGGTGCGACATGCTGATCGAGCAGGAGGCCGTCACCCGGCTGCGCGAGGGCATCGCCCACATGCGCTCGGTCGGTGACCACACGTCGGCGAACCTCTTCGAGGCGATCCTCAAGGACGAGGAACACCACATCGACTACCTCGAGACCCAGCTCGATCTGATCGAGAAGCTCGGCGAGCCGCTGTACCTCTCCCGGTTGGCCCAGCACCCCGAGTCCTGA
- a CDS encoding phage holin family protein, which translates to MKLILTVLVTAVALLASTYVVDGIDVTETTWPAKVGTLLVVAVIFGVINAIVKPVVKAIGCGIYVLTLGLFGLIVNALLFLLVGWFAEQFGLGFEVDGFWAGFWGAIVVWIVSFVLNLALDLAGREED; encoded by the coding sequence GTGAAGCTCATACTCACGGTGCTCGTCACCGCGGTGGCGCTCCTGGCGTCGACGTACGTCGTCGACGGCATCGACGTCACCGAGACAACCTGGCCGGCCAAGGTCGGCACGCTGCTCGTCGTCGCGGTGATCTTCGGTGTGATCAACGCGATCGTGAAGCCGGTCGTGAAGGCGATCGGCTGCGGGATCTACGTTCTGACGCTCGGGTTGTTCGGGCTGATCGTGAACGCGCTCCTGTTCCTGCTCGTCGGCTGGTTCGCCGAGCAGTTCGGGCTCGGCTTCGAGGTCGACGGCTTCTGGGCCGGCTTCTGGGGCGCAATCGTCGTCTGGATCGTCAGCTTCGTCCTGAACCTCGCGCTCGACCTCGCCGGCCGCGAGGAGGACTAA
- the aroF gene encoding 3-deoxy-7-phosphoheptulonate synthase — MVIVMSPDASESALSTVVSTVEEAGGSAFVSRGVTRTIIGVVAGEPVLASLEVQGLPGVAEVVRITSPYKLVSSENHPRTSTVHVRGVPIGPDSVTLIAGPCAVETPEQTLAAARMARGAGAALLRGGAYKPRTSPYAFQGLGVDGLKILADVRTETGLPVVTEVVDPADVDVVAEYADMLQIGTRNMQNFPLLQAVGAIGKPVLLKRGLTATYEEWLMAAEYIAQRGNLDIVLCERGVRSFESAIRNMLDVSAVPMMHQLSHLPILIDPSHAAGRRELVVPLSRAAIGVGADGLLIDVHPHPETAKCDGPQALHGDDLAELELAVRTLPPALGKTLTPATTL; from the coding sequence ATGGTCATCGTGATGAGTCCCGACGCTTCGGAGAGCGCCCTCTCCACGGTCGTGTCGACGGTCGAGGAGGCCGGCGGCTCGGCGTTCGTCTCCCGTGGCGTAACCCGCACGATCATCGGCGTGGTCGCCGGCGAACCCGTGCTGGCCTCGCTGGAGGTGCAAGGTCTGCCCGGCGTCGCCGAGGTCGTCCGGATCACCTCGCCCTACAAGCTGGTCAGCAGCGAGAACCATCCCCGGACGTCGACCGTGCACGTGCGCGGCGTCCCGATCGGCCCCGACAGCGTCACGCTGATCGCCGGCCCGTGCGCGGTGGAGACCCCCGAGCAGACGCTCGCGGCCGCCCGGATGGCCCGTGGCGCCGGTGCCGCGCTGCTGCGCGGGGGTGCCTACAAGCCGCGCACGTCGCCGTACGCGTTCCAGGGGCTGGGCGTCGACGGCCTGAAGATCCTCGCCGACGTGCGTACCGAGACCGGCCTGCCGGTGGTGACCGAGGTCGTCGACCCGGCCGACGTCGACGTGGTGGCCGAGTACGCCGACATGCTGCAGATCGGCACCCGCAACATGCAGAACTTCCCGCTGCTGCAGGCGGTGGGCGCGATCGGCAAGCCGGTGCTGCTCAAGCGTGGCCTCACCGCCACCTACGAGGAGTGGCTGATGGCCGCCGAGTACATCGCCCAGCGCGGCAACCTCGACATCGTGCTGTGCGAGCGCGGGGTGCGCTCCTTCGAGTCGGCGATCCGGAACATGCTCGACGTGTCGGCGGTGCCGATGATGCACCAGCTCTCGCACCTGCCGATCCTGATCGACCCGTCGCACGCGGCCGGGCGCCGCGAGCTCGTCGTGCCGCTGTCGCGGGCCGCGATCGGCGTCGGCGCGGACGGGCTGCTGATCGACGTCCACCCCCATCCGGAGACCGCCAAGTGCGACGGGCCGCAGGCCCTGCACGGCGACGACCTGGCCGAACTGGAGCTCGCCGTCCGCACTTTGCCGCCGGCGCTCGGTAAGACGCTGACCCCCGCAACTACGCTCTGA
- a CDS encoding class II 3-deoxy-7-phosphoheptulonate synthase: MDTVVDDLDIWRSLPAAQQPTWPNPDTLAEVGRTLSTVPPIVAPYEVDALRARLAEVAQGRAFVLRGGDCAETFDDNTEPHLRALTRVLLQMAVVLTYGASMPVVKIGRVAGQYAKPRSSDIDALGLPSYRGDMVNAFTPDPELRIPDPNRMVRAYANAAAAMNMLRAFSRGGMADLHAVHDWNKEFVKNSPAGERYETIAAEIDRALKFMQAAGVNDPALRATDLYASHEALILDYERPLTRRDENGVAYDLSAHMIWIGERTRQAGGAHLDFVSRIANPIGVKLGPTTSPEYVVELAERLDPERVPGRLTLISRMGNHKVRDALPPLVEKLRSTGHLVVWECDPMHGNTHEASNGYKTRHFDRIVDEVLGFFEVHRALGTHPGGVHVELTGEDVTECLGGAQDLLDADLANRYETACDPRLNSQQSLELAFLIAEMLRG, encoded by the coding sequence ATGGACACCGTCGTCGACGACTTGGATATCTGGCGCTCTCTGCCCGCCGCACAGCAACCGACCTGGCCGAATCCCGACACCCTGGCCGAGGTCGGCCGGACGCTGTCCACGGTTCCGCCGATCGTCGCCCCGTACGAGGTCGACGCGCTCCGGGCCCGCCTGGCCGAGGTGGCGCAGGGCCGCGCGTTCGTGCTCCGCGGCGGTGACTGCGCCGAGACGTTCGACGACAACACCGAGCCGCACCTGCGTGCGCTCACCCGGGTGCTGCTGCAGATGGCGGTCGTGCTGACGTACGGCGCGTCGATGCCGGTCGTCAAGATCGGCCGGGTCGCCGGGCAGTACGCGAAGCCCCGCTCGTCGGACATCGACGCGCTCGGCCTGCCCTCCTACCGCGGCGACATGGTCAACGCGTTCACGCCCGACCCCGAGCTGCGCATCCCCGACCCGAACCGGATGGTCCGCGCGTACGCCAACGCGGCCGCCGCGATGAACATGCTGCGCGCGTTCAGCCGGGGCGGCATGGCCGACCTGCACGCCGTGCACGACTGGAACAAGGAGTTCGTCAAGAACTCCCCGGCCGGCGAGCGGTACGAGACGATCGCGGCCGAGATCGACCGGGCGCTGAAGTTCATGCAGGCGGCCGGCGTCAACGACCCGGCGCTGCGCGCCACCGACCTGTACGCCTCGCACGAGGCGCTGATCCTCGACTACGAGCGCCCGCTCACCCGGCGCGACGAGAACGGCGTCGCGTACGACCTGTCGGCGCACATGATCTGGATCGGCGAGCGCACCCGGCAGGCCGGCGGCGCCCACCTGGACTTCGTGTCCCGGATCGCGAACCCGATCGGCGTCAAGCTCGGTCCGACGACCTCACCGGAGTACGTCGTCGAGTTGGCCGAGCGCCTCGACCCGGAGCGCGTCCCCGGCCGGCTCACGCTGATCTCGCGGATGGGCAACCACAAGGTCCGCGACGCGCTGCCGCCGCTCGTCGAGAAGCTCCGGTCGACCGGGCACCTGGTCGTCTGGGAGTGCGACCCGATGCACGGCAACACCCACGAGGCATCGAACGGGTACAAGACCCGCCACTTCGACCGCATCGTCGACGAGGTGCTCGGCTTCTTCGAGGTGCACCGCGCGCTCGGCACCCACCCCGGCGGCGTCCACGTCGAGCTGACCGGCGAGGACGTCACCGAGTGCCTGGGCGGCGCGCAGGATCTCCTCGACGCCGACCTCGCCAACCGGTACGAGACCGCCTGCGACCCGCGGCTGAACAGCCAGCAGTCGCTGGAGCTCGCCTTCCTGATCGCGGAGATGCTGCGCGGATGA
- a CDS encoding (2Fe-2S)-binding protein: MYVCICARVRESEVRSAISAGARDEFDVGEACGAGTGCGSCVERICGLIQDGEAPLARAS; this comes from the coding sequence ATGTACGTCTGCATCTGCGCGCGAGTTCGCGAATCCGAGGTGCGGTCGGCGATCTCCGCCGGCGCCCGCGACGAGTTCGACGTCGGCGAGGCCTGCGGGGCGGGCACCGGGTGCGGGTCCTGCGTCGAGCGGATCTGCGGGTTAATCCAGGACGGAGAAGCGCCGCTGGCCCGAGCTTCCTGA
- a CDS encoding GDSL-type esterase/lipase family protein, producing MRFRALTVVLAVVLGVLVAPPADAAARRPAVVGMGDSFVSGEGAGNYRPGTNRRGNFCHRSRAAAIEHTALPGVRRPARVNLACAGASTADVRLGGHHRYGEAPQAEQLRAVARRYDVRLIVLTVGVNDIGYANLAYDCIVAYLRLAPRCQDAWTPIVRKRLSAAEPRIARNVRDIRSVMRDAGYGRNDYTLVLQSYASPVTGDIRYGGAARGLFGCPVRDDDGNWAKNWVAGRFSAAFARIAATQGVRYLDLSPALRGREACARGISRYQEWSRGVSVDLAGIRHGLGMNMLQQSAHPNARGHAQFATCLSAFVARDLRSAQCARQADGNLAPVTTAAAA from the coding sequence GTGCGATTCCGTGCCCTGACAGTGGTGTTGGCGGTCGTCCTCGGTGTCCTGGTCGCGCCGCCTGCGGATGCTGCCGCGCGCCGGCCCGCGGTCGTGGGGATGGGCGACAGTTTCGTCTCCGGTGAAGGTGCGGGGAACTACCGTCCGGGCACGAACCGCCGCGGCAACTTCTGTCACCGCTCCCGGGCCGCCGCGATCGAGCACACCGCGCTGCCCGGGGTCCGGCGCCCGGCCCGGGTGAACCTGGCGTGCGCCGGGGCGAGCACCGCCGACGTCCGGCTCGGCGGGCACCACCGGTACGGCGAGGCGCCGCAGGCCGAGCAGCTGCGCGCGGTGGCGCGGCGGTACGACGTGCGGCTGATCGTGTTGACCGTCGGCGTCAACGACATCGGTTACGCCAACCTGGCCTACGACTGCATCGTCGCGTACCTGCGGCTCGCTCCGCGCTGCCAGGACGCCTGGACGCCGATCGTCCGGAAGCGGTTGAGCGCGGCCGAGCCCCGGATCGCGCGGAACGTGCGTGACATCCGGTCGGTGATGCGTGACGCCGGGTACGGGCGGAACGACTACACACTCGTGCTGCAGTCGTACGCGTCGCCGGTCACGGGCGACATCCGGTACGGCGGCGCGGCCCGGGGGCTGTTCGGGTGCCCGGTGCGCGACGACGACGGCAACTGGGCCAAGAACTGGGTGGCCGGCCGGTTCAGCGCCGCGTTCGCGCGGATCGCCGCGACGCAGGGCGTCCGCTATCTGGACCTTTCTCCGGCCCTCCGCGGGCGGGAGGCGTGCGCGCGTGGCATCAGCCGGTACCAGGAGTGGTCGCGCGGCGTCTCGGTCGATCTGGCCGGGATCCGGCACGGGCTGGGAATGAACATGCTGCAGCAGTCCGCCCACCCGAACGCCCGCGGCCACGCCCAGTTCGCGACCTGTCTGAGTGCGTTCGTCGCCCGCGACCTGCGCTCCGCGCAGTGCGCCCGCCAGGCCGACGGCAACCTGGCCCCGGTGACGACGGCCGCGGCCGCCTAG